One segment of Vagococcus martis DNA contains the following:
- a CDS encoding MazG-like family protein — MKQYQKRVYENKVKHGFNVTNVETEFLLLYGEVSEAFNAFKKNENIGEELADVAIYLFGISEILGVDLETEMLKKMKINENRVYKSNGTKYLIKESKELDG; from the coding sequence ATGAAACAGTATCAAAAAAGAGTATATGAAAATAAAGTAAAGCATGGTTTTAACGTTACAAATGTTGAAACAGAGTTTTTATTACTTTATGGCGAAGTTTCTGAAGCGTTCAATGCATTTAAAAAAAATGAAAACATAGGTGAAGAGCTAGCTGATGTTGCAATTTATTTATTTGGTATATCAGAGATTTTAGGAGTAGATTTAGAAACAGAAATGCTCAAAAAAATGAAGATAAATGAGAATAGAGTATATAAATCAAATGGTACTAAATATCTAATAAAGGAGTCAAAAGAGTTAGATGGTTAA
- a CDS encoding GNAT family N-acetyltransferase translates to MVNIYSESNQVKKKLVIKNILNDLPEWFGMPEAIQEYVDFGMEYPLYVASKNSEVVGFISLKETSLKTVEIYCMGIKKEYHHQGIGRMLMEKIKEVCCEKYDYLQVKTVAKGHYPQYDATSNFYESVGFCELEVFPTLWDEWNPCLVLIQKI, encoded by the coding sequence ATGGTTAATATTTATTCAGAATCAAATCAGGTTAAGAAAAAATTGGTTATAAAAAATATTTTAAACGATCTACCTGAATGGTTTGGAATGCCTGAAGCAATACAAGAATACGTTGATTTTGGTATGGAATATCCGTTATATGTCGCATCAAAAAATAGCGAGGTAGTCGGGTTTATCAGTTTAAAAGAAACGAGTTTGAAAACAGTAGAAATTTATTGTATGGGAATAAAAAAAGAATACCATCATCAGGGGATAGGTCGAATGTTGATGGAGAAAATAAAAGAGGTTTGTTGTGAGAAATATGACTATTTACAAGTGAAGACTGTTGCAAAAGGACACTATCCTCAGTATGATGCGACTAGTAACTTTTATGAATCAGTGGGATTTTGCGAATTAGAAGTTTTCCCCACTCTCTGGGACGAATGGAATCCGTGTTTAGTACTGATTCAAAAAATCTGA
- a CDS encoding NUDIX hydrolase gives MEELFTIYNAQQQPTKKTGVRGIPLKKGEYRMVVTVLLFNYQNELLIQQRSSNKNSFPNLWDFSASGQVLADEPVFKGAERELHEELGISINLADTPSRFVCSFEEGWDHYFFVQQDIDMSQLKLQKEEVQHVAFVTQSEFDQLVESGDFIPYLFNPMIFDLFYQTSEHKKH, from the coding sequence TTGGAAGAACTTTTTACTATCTATAATGCCCAACAACAACCTACTAAAAAAACTGGTGTCAGAGGCATCCCTTTAAAAAAAGGAGAGTATCGTATGGTTGTAACAGTATTATTATTCAACTATCAAAATGAATTATTAATTCAACAACGTTCTTCTAACAAAAATTCATTCCCTAACCTATGGGATTTTTCTGCAAGTGGACAAGTCCTAGCAGATGAGCCTGTTTTTAAAGGAGCTGAGCGAGAATTACATGAAGAATTAGGTATATCAATCAATTTAGCAGATACACCTTCAAGATTTGTTTGTTCTTTTGAAGAAGGATGGGACCATTATTTTTTTGTTCAACAAGATATAGACATGTCACAACTTAAATTACAAAAAGAAGAAGTTCAACACGTTGCCTTCGTTACTCAATCTGAGTTTGATCAGCTAGTAGAATCAGGAGACTTTATTCCTTATCTTTTTAACCCTATGATTTTTGATTTATTTTATCAAACAAGTGAACACAAAAAACATTAA
- a CDS encoding helix-turn-helix domain-containing protein → MNLGNIITSKRIEKQLTQEQLAKQMGVEKDTIAEWEDDKEYPDMDSLIVLAKLLGISLDSLFLTNNSTLLTAIMKKSNRKTLQFATLISLITLSILLAILLFSLLKDESKLIVSILIIIGELVNLSALAHYIKKLS, encoded by the coding sequence ATGAATTTAGGAAATATTATTACAAGTAAACGTATTGAGAAACAGTTAACGCAAGAACAATTAGCTAAACAAATGGGTGTTGAAAAAGATACCATTGCTGAGTGGGAAGATGATAAAGAGTATCCTGATATGGATTCTTTAATTGTCTTAGCAAAATTATTGGGTATTTCTCTTGATTCACTCTTTTTAACTAATAATTCTACTTTATTGACTGCTATTATGAAAAAATCAAATCGAAAAACGCTCCAATTTGCTACTCTTATCAGTCTAATAACGCTAAGTATCTTACTAGCTATTTTGCTTTTCTCACTATTAAAGGATGAATCAAAATTGATTGTGTCCATTTTGATTATCATCGGTGAATTAGTAAACCTTAGTGCATTGGCTCATTATATAAAAAAATTATCTTAG
- the lepB gene encoding signal peptidase I, with product MKKLFKDNLLLLLSICLVLFLQLFVVSPTRVSGKSMNHTLQHNDRSFVLKSDNMKRFDIIIFKTINLTGEDKQYVKRVIGLPGEKVSYQNNQLSINDIPINETFDIKDQSSTGDFSYTLNSDEYFVLGDNRGNSTDSRQFGGVKKSDIVGKMIYRFYPLHSIGKID from the coding sequence ATGAAGAAGCTTTTTAAAGATAATCTATTATTACTACTAAGTATCTGCCTTGTTTTATTCTTACAACTATTTGTCGTGTCACCAACAAGAGTATCTGGCAAGTCGATGAATCATACCCTCCAACATAATGATCGAAGTTTCGTTTTAAAAAGTGATAATATGAAGCGATTTGATATTATTATTTTTAAAACAATCAACTTAACAGGAGAAGACAAACAATACGTGAAACGTGTGATTGGCTTACCTGGAGAAAAAGTGAGTTATCAAAATAATCAACTTTCAATCAACGATATTCCAATCAACGAAACTTTTGATATAAAAGACCAATCCTCTACAGGTGATTTTTCATACACATTAAACTCAGATGAATACTTTGTTTTAGGTGATAATAGAGGAAACTCGACCGATAGTAGACAATTTGGCGGTGTAAAAAAATCTGATATCGTAGGAAAAATGATTTATCGTTTTTATCCTTTACATTCCATTGGAAAAATTGACTAA